From one Triticum urartu cultivar G1812 chromosome 3, Tu2.1, whole genome shotgun sequence genomic stretch:
- the LOC125545109 gene encoding F-box protein At2g32560-like isoform X2, whose amino-acid sequence MLPLLLISTLPAFTLLLVAPASCKPWKLVRELGLVALLLARELLRHSASAAAGAGRKEQQAARMPPSKPKTPPPALAEGDADALPVLDLPELALERVLEELSPASLAAMACVCAGLRDRCSMDGLWARHVRRKWGRVLGAAARREWQAELAARAAAAALPRPARQRGLADSLACAWPFSWIGRRWLKEDAAAAARSAPAPPADTVAAWYRALECGDFWFPAQVYNREDGHVGFLLSCYDAHLRYDRRTDTFTARYPPHGRKPAKEEEGVPWCRVRAAPLSTPAQDLHASACLEDLRPGDHFEIQWRKNKDFPYGWWYGVVDHLEPCNANEHLCRCHEDDTIMLEFKHYAAGSRWRQTTVSRKDHREKGDETDGFYGGIRKLQTKDEISTWRRFWPVDVLS is encoded by the exons ATGCTTCCGCTCCTCCTTATATCCACGCTCCCGGCCTTCACGCTGCTCCTCGTCGCGCCCGCCTCCTGCAAGCCCTGGAAGCTGGTGCGGGAGCTCGGCCTCGTCGCGCTGCTGCTGGCGCGGGAGCTGCTCCGGcactccgcctccgccgccgcgggCGCGGGCAGGAAGGAGCAGCAGGCCGCCAGAATGCCGCCGTCCAAGCCCAAGACGCCGCCGCCCGCATTGGCGGAGGGCGACGCGGACGCGCTCCCGGTGCTCGACCTGCCGGAGCTGGCGCTGGAGCGCGTGCTGGAGGAGCTGTCCCCGGCGTCGCTCGCCGCGATGGCGTGCGTCTGCGCGGGGCTCAGGGACCGCTGCTCCATGGACGGCCTGTGGGCGCGCCACGTCCGGCGCAAGTGGGGCCGCGTGCTCGGCGCCGCCGCGCGCAGGGAGTGGCAGGCGGAGCTGGCCGCCAGagcggccgccgccgccctcccgCGCCCGGCCAGGCAGCGCGGCCTGGCGGACTCGCTGGCGTGCGCGTGGCCCTTCTCCTGGATCGGGCGGCGCTGGCTCAAGGaagacgccgccgccgccgcccgctccgcACCCGCGCCGCCGGCGGACACGGTGGCCGCGTGGTACCGCGCGCTCGAGTGCGGCGACTTCTGGTTCCCCGCCCAGGTGTACAACCGCGAG GACGGGCACGTCGGGTTCTTGCTCTCGTGCTACGACGCTCACCTCCGCTACGACCGGCGAACCGACACCTTCACCGCCAG GTACCCGCCCCACGGCCGGaagccggccaaggaggaggagggcgtgccGTGGTGCAGGGTCCGCGCGGCGCCGCTGAGCACGCCGGCGCAGGACCTCCACGCCTCGGCCTGCCTGGAGGACCTCCGCCCCGGCGACCACTTCGAGATCCAGTGGCGGAAGAACAAGGACTTCCCCTACG GCTGGTGGTACGGCGTCGTGGATCACCTGGAGCCGTGCAACGCCAACGAGCATCTCTGCCGCTGCCATGAAGATG ATACGATCATGCTGGAGTTCAAGCACTACGCGGCCGGGTCGAGGTGGAGGCAGACGACGGTGAGCAGGAAAGACCACCGGGAGAAAGGGGACGAGACGGACGGCTTCTACGGCGGCATCAGGAAGCTCCAGACCAAAGACGAGATCTCAACGTGGCGGAGATTCTGGCCGGTGGACGTGCTCAGCTGA
- the LOC125545109 gene encoding F-box protein At2g32560-like isoform X1, with the protein MLPLLLISTLPAFTLLLVAPASCKPWKLVRELGLVALLLARELLRHSASAAAGAGRKEQQAARMPPSKPKTPPPALAEGDADALPVLDLPELALERVLEELSPASLAAMACVCAGLRDRCSMDGLWARHVRRKWGRVLGAAARREWQAELAARAAAAALPRPARQRGLADSLACAWPFSWIGRRWLKEDAAAAARSAPAPPADTVAAWYRALECGDFWFPAQVYNREQDGHVGFLLSCYDAHLRYDRRTDTFTARYPPHGRKPAKEEEGVPWCRVRAAPLSTPAQDLHASACLEDLRPGDHFEIQWRKNKDFPYGWWYGVVDHLEPCNANEHLCRCHEDDTIMLEFKHYAAGSRWRQTTVSRKDHREKGDETDGFYGGIRKLQTKDEISTWRRFWPVDVLS; encoded by the exons ATGCTTCCGCTCCTCCTTATATCCACGCTCCCGGCCTTCACGCTGCTCCTCGTCGCGCCCGCCTCCTGCAAGCCCTGGAAGCTGGTGCGGGAGCTCGGCCTCGTCGCGCTGCTGCTGGCGCGGGAGCTGCTCCGGcactccgcctccgccgccgcgggCGCGGGCAGGAAGGAGCAGCAGGCCGCCAGAATGCCGCCGTCCAAGCCCAAGACGCCGCCGCCCGCATTGGCGGAGGGCGACGCGGACGCGCTCCCGGTGCTCGACCTGCCGGAGCTGGCGCTGGAGCGCGTGCTGGAGGAGCTGTCCCCGGCGTCGCTCGCCGCGATGGCGTGCGTCTGCGCGGGGCTCAGGGACCGCTGCTCCATGGACGGCCTGTGGGCGCGCCACGTCCGGCGCAAGTGGGGCCGCGTGCTCGGCGCCGCCGCGCGCAGGGAGTGGCAGGCGGAGCTGGCCGCCAGagcggccgccgccgccctcccgCGCCCGGCCAGGCAGCGCGGCCTGGCGGACTCGCTGGCGTGCGCGTGGCCCTTCTCCTGGATCGGGCGGCGCTGGCTCAAGGaagacgccgccgccgccgcccgctccgcACCCGCGCCGCCGGCGGACACGGTGGCCGCGTGGTACCGCGCGCTCGAGTGCGGCGACTTCTGGTTCCCCGCCCAGGTGTACAACCGCGAG CAGGACGGGCACGTCGGGTTCTTGCTCTCGTGCTACGACGCTCACCTCCGCTACGACCGGCGAACCGACACCTTCACCGCCAG GTACCCGCCCCACGGCCGGaagccggccaaggaggaggagggcgtgccGTGGTGCAGGGTCCGCGCGGCGCCGCTGAGCACGCCGGCGCAGGACCTCCACGCCTCGGCCTGCCTGGAGGACCTCCGCCCCGGCGACCACTTCGAGATCCAGTGGCGGAAGAACAAGGACTTCCCCTACG GCTGGTGGTACGGCGTCGTGGATCACCTGGAGCCGTGCAACGCCAACGAGCATCTCTGCCGCTGCCATGAAGATG ATACGATCATGCTGGAGTTCAAGCACTACGCGGCCGGGTCGAGGTGGAGGCAGACGACGGTGAGCAGGAAAGACCACCGGGAGAAAGGGGACGAGACGGACGGCTTCTACGGCGGCATCAGGAAGCTCCAGACCAAAGACGAGATCTCAACGTGGCGGAGATTCTGGCCGGTGGACGTGCTCAGCTGA